The Hemicordylus capensis ecotype Gifberg chromosome 11, rHemCap1.1.pri, whole genome shotgun sequence genome includes the window CTTCCAAGAAACCGCCATTGCTTTGCTAACTCCTTTGGGGAAAGTTTCCCTGCTACAAGACGCAGCAGCTTTCAGAAGGTGCCTCATGCCTAGGGTAAAGCGACCCATCTGCTGCCTTTGAATCACCGGAGACCCAAGAGGGTTCTCAGGAGTAGAATGAGCAGCTAAGCACTCAAAACATACTGGTGGGAGAAAGAAGTTCGGGGTACCTGCACAGCAGCCAGTTCTGACCTCTCTCAAGAAGGCCTTAACTGCTCAGTACAGGGAATTTCAAAGGTGCTTCTGGTCTACAGAATCCTCCTAGCAGGCAGGGGAGACACTTGTTGCTTTCCAGTCTCAAGTTTAATAACCTTTAGAGGAGAACAGGCACAGCCAGATAGCAATCTCTGCAACAGCAGCAGGACCAATCTCTCAACAGATGACCGAGTTACTCCACACTAGACACCAAGTTCTCAAGCCTATACATCTCTTCCTGTCACAGGTGTACTTAGGGagaattccccacccccttgcacaacaacggagaaggaaagagagagagacagctcTGATGCATGCTGCAATACCTTATGCTAGCCCCTAGATCATCTTCAGCAAGCTCTGCCTATCCACCAACAGGTGCAGGTCATCACGGGTCATCACTTTTGATGCAGAGGCCAGAGACCATCAGGTCTCAACACTGCTGCCTGATTGGGGATGGGACGGGACACGACAGCGTGGCAGGCAACACTGGGCAAGTGGGGAGGTTCAGAGAGAAAAAGAGCTGGTTCAGAAGAGacagtgtaaaaataaatgtcatttttgcagggggagagagaatggacaaTGTCAGACTCCCCTACTGGCGGACTTTTCCTGGGATGTAATTCCTATCAATGGTCTCCTCTTGCAGGAACATGTGTAAGCAGCGCTCATTCTGTGCCAGTGGGTGTCCAGCGATTCTGCCAGGAACAAAGAGGGGAGTTAGCTTAGTAAGACAACCACTCGCTGGCCAGTACTGGACAAAGGGAGGAAGATCACAATGGCAGGTTTGTCTGCACCCAATGAACTTATTCCCATTTGTGACAAGAGGAAGCATCCGGGTCCACAGATTTTAGCTGGCCTTGGTAGTCAACCAACTGTTGCCCTTGGCAGTTGCACCTACTGCTGCTGGACCAGCACTGCAGGAGCTGAGAGAGAAGATCTACCTCCTGGGCAGAAACTTATCTTTGGAACGAAGCCATCTCTCTCATGTCCCAGGCTCAAGAAAGGAAAGGGATTTATTGCAAGTTCCaagtgcttccagagcacagTGTGTAGTCAAAGATAAGGGGCACTTGCTAGGGTGTGTGCGTTAACACAAAGTGCTACTTCCTCTGCAAGTGAAATTGTGGACTGATATGTCTGTAGTGCAGACATATCAGTTATACATCTGTACAGCTGTCATAGCTGCCTGCATCCCTGAACAACCGTTTATTAGGGACAGAAGGTGCCGAGAATTCTGCCCCAAACCACCTCCCCTGAGGAATATGGTGGAGAGAGGGAATGAATAGTAAACCAGCTTTCAGTCTGGTTAAGATAAGCCCATTACCAGTGAAAAGTGGCTGGCACCTACAAATCTATGTCACACAGAATCTCAACTCATTACACATACACCCACCATCTGGTTCCAAGAAACACATGTACAGGGACACCAGTGGTGCCCTCTCAAGCTAGAAGAGTGATGCCAATCTGCCCACTGACTGCTCTACACAATTTGGCAACTCCATTGTCATGGCATATCCTCTTTCTTCGGATCTTCCACTCGCCCTAGACAGCAAATACCAGTTTCAATCTTACTTGTTTATGAACTGTTCTAAGCCTTGTCTTCTTTCTTCTATGAAGGACTCCTCGAAAATGCCCTCGTCTCCTCGGAAAGGAAGCTGGCGTTTCAAGGCTTTGCCAGGTAGTGGAGGCACTACAATCTAGGAGCAGAGAGCATCATCTAAGGGGGTGCAGAGTCCACAGCCTCCTCCTGCATGACTCCTCAGGACTGTGCTAGCCCAATAGAAAGGAGTATATCTCTGTACTGCTCCCCTCTGCCACAAACAcaggagaccagtgttccctgtaatagggaatcccagatgctgttgactacaatggCATCCACAGCTTCAgagggcctttggctggggatgctgggagtagtagtcaacaacatctgggattccctgttacagggaacactgcaggacACCCACAGGCAGATATCCAGTACTTAGAAGACCAGAAGCAGCACAGAGTGGGTGCTCCTTCCCCTGCACTCACCTTACTGTCGCGCTCCAGCTCATTCTTCAGCCACTCAAAGTCACTGTATCGTCGCCTTACACAAGACTCTTTCAGCTTGAAGATGGGCAGATTTGTCTgcaaggggggcagggggaagagagagattaCTTGGCAGCGACTTTAGGAGCTACCCCTTCAGTAATAGGACACTTGCAATACTACGGTTCAGGGGTGCatgctgccctcctctgcaccaaGGACTCTTAGCTCTAGTGGGACTTCTGTGATTAGGCACAACTCAGGAG containing:
- the SNX12 gene encoding sorting nexin-12, which produces MSEAAVADTRRLNSKPQDLTDAYGPPSNFLEIDIFNPQTMGVGRARFTSYELRMRTNLPIFKLKESCVRRRYSDFEWLKNELERDSKIVVPPLPGKALKRQLPFRGDEGIFEESFIEERRQGLEQFINKIAGHPLAQNERCLHMFLQEETIDRNYIPGKVRQ